The DNA segment CAAGGAAGTCGAAATATCCACTAACGTTGACTAGGGCAAGATCTATAACTGATAGGAGAACTTCAAGGTACTGTACTTATGTATGGAAAAATATGGTTACATGGACGAGCAAAAAACAGTCAGTTGTGTCCTTCTCATTGTATTTCTGAAGGAATTTGGTCGAAAATACTAGTCAATGAACTTGGATGATATGTGATCTACCAGAAGGAAAAAGGTCAGTGGATTGCAAGTGGAGTTTCACTATCAAACACAACTCGGATGAGAGTGTCAACAAATTTAAAGCTCGTTTGTTGTCCAAGGGATTTACACAATCTTATGTAATTGATTACAGGAGACTTTTTCATATGTGGCTAAAATTAATACAGTTCCATCACTAATCTCATTGGATTTAAATCTCGATTAGCCGCTCTATCAACTGGATGTAAAAATGCATTTTTTAATAGTGATCTTGAAAGAAGAAGTGTACATGGAAATCCCTCCTGGATTTGACACTCCTGCCGATTCCAACAAGGTTTGCAAAAACTCAAGAAATTATTATATGATCTCAAACAGTCACCTAGAGCTTGGTTTGACAAGTTAACTCAAACGATTAAGAAGTTTGGATATAATTAGCGTCATACATATCAAACTATGTTTGTCAAACATGTGTCATAAAGGAAAAAGGTCATTCTTATTGTTTATGTCAATGATATTATCCTAATCGGGGATCATGAGGAAGAACTACAAAAACTCAAAAGCTTCCTAGATGATATCAATGACTTGGGCAATATCAAATACTTTCTTGGCATGGATTCTAAGAAAGGCATTTTAGTCTCTCAAATGAAGCATGTAATTGACATCTTAAAAGAAATATCAATGCTTGGATGTAATCCGGTTGATATCCCAATGGATGTCACTACCAAATTAGGCAGCAATGAAAATTTTGTACATGTGGATAAAGAGAGATACCAAAGACTTGTTGGAAAACTTGTTTATCTGTCTCATACCAAGGtagatatcatttttttttgttagtaTGGTAAGCCAATTCATGAGCAGTCCTACAAAAGAGCACATGGAAACAATTTATAGGATTATGAGATACTTGAAGATGGCATCAGGACAATGATTATTTTTTCAGAAGACTACAAACAAGGAAGTCGAAATATCCACTAACGTTGACTAGGGCAAGATCTATAACTGATAGGAGAACTTCAAGGTACTGTACTTATGTATGGAAAAATATGGTTACATGGACGAGCAAAAAACAGTCAGTTGTGTCCTTCTCATTGTATTTCTGAAGGAATTTGGTCGAAAATACTAGTCAATGAACTTGGATGATATGTGATCTACCAGAAGGAAAAAGGTCAGTGGATTGCAAGTGGAGTTTCACTATCAAACACAACTCGGATGAGAGTGTCAACAAATTTAAAGCTCGTTTGTTGTCCAAGGGATTTACACAATCTTATGTAATTGATTACAGGAGACTTTTTCATATGTGGCTAAAATTAATACAGTTCCATCACTAATCTCATTGGATTTAAATCTCGATTAGCCGCTCTATCAACTGGATGTAAAAATGCATTTTTTAATAGTGATCTTGAAAGAAGAAGTGTACATGGAAATCCCTCCTGGATTTGACACTCCTGCCGATTCCAACAAGGTTTGCAAAAACTCAAGAAATTATTATATGATCTCAAACAGTCACCTAGAGCTTGGTTTGACGAGTTAACTCAAACGATTAAGAAGTTTGGATATAATTAGCGTCATACATATCAAACTATGTTTGTCAAACATGTGTCATAAAGGAAAAAGGTCATTCTTATTGTTTATGTCAATGATATTATCCTAATCGGGGATCATGAGGAAGAACTACAAAAACTCAAAAGCTTCCTAGATGATATCAATGACTTGGGCAATATCAAATACTTTCTTGGCATGGATTCTAAGAAAGGCATTTTAGTCTCTCAAATGAAGCATGTAATTGACATCTTAAAAGAAATATCAATGCTTGGATGTAATCCGGTTGATATCCCAATGGATGTCACTACCAAATTAGGCAGCAATGAAAATTTTGTACATGTGGATAAAGAGAGATACCAAAGACTTGTTGGAAAACTTGTTTATCTGTCTCATACCAAGGtagatatcatttttttttgttagtaTGGTAAGCCAATTCATGAGCAGTCCTACAAAAGAGCACATGGAAACAATTTATAGGATTATGAGATACTTGAAGATGGCATCAGGACAATGATTATTTTTTCAGAAGACTACAAACAAGGAAGTCGAAATATCCACTAACGTTGACTAGGGCAAGATCTATAACTGATAGGAGAACTTCAAGGTACTGTACTTATGTATGGAAAAATATGGTTACATGGACGAGCAAAAAACAGTCAGTTGTGTCCTTCTCATTGTATTTCTGAAGGAATTTGGTCGAAAATACTAGTCAATGAACTTGGGGTCAATGCCCATAAAGATGTTTTGTGATAATATGACAATCATCAATATAGTCAATAATCTTGTGCATCATGATAGAACGAAACATGTGGAGATTCATCATTACTTTGTCAATGAAAAGATAGAGGATAATACTATATCACTTCAAGTTATGATTGCTCAATATCTACAATCTAGTTTGATAGGGAGGGTAGAAATCTACCTTGATTTCTAGGGATCAGCTAATATTTACTATTTCCGTAAATAAAGATATTAGGATAATACTTTATTCACATCAAATACACTTGAGTagttcattttcttaaaaaaatggtTGATCGAGGTTATTTAATCAATTCTCCCATATTTTTTCTTTGTCGTTTGTTATTGGTTTGAGAGAGTGATTGAAGATTTCTACTCTTTTTAAACGTGTATTCTGTAGAATAATACgagaaatatgaaattttattcTCAAAATTCCACAATAAATAAGATAATAGTTTTACAGAAACCCGTCTTATAAATATATGGATCTGTCAACATAATCGATtaataattaactaaaaataaaaacatgaaaatttagTTATAATTAGATTAGATATGATCTTCCAACCCCCGTtctatacatatataaaaactaagacaattaataaaaaaatgattatattgttgtgttttttttcttgaaattgatTTAATGTATATAGTTGATATTTTATTGTTGTTTGTTTGTAATATGAATACTGTTCGTATGACCCGACCCGACATCTCCGGGTATCTATTTATAACTACCACGTAGTACCGGTCGGTAATCGTTTGTTCATGCACTCTCCTCTCTCCCTCCATTGTCATAAATAAGATGGAGAGCAATAATATAATGGGCAAAGAGAGAAAATAGGAGAATAAAGATCGAAATCGAAAGAAAGGAAACAAACAGAACAAAAAGACAAAGGTGGAGACTTATCATCTTCTCCATTTACATACATATTCTTTACCCACCATTTCTCCGGCGGCATTTTGCCTGCCGGGAAACTGAATAGAATCCCATTTGGCATCAATCCTTTTTCTTGGATTTTACCCAACCCATTCACTCCGTTTTATTTTCGATTGGCTCGTTGtggttttttttccttcattccAAGGTTCAATATTTTTGCCTTCCTTTTTCTATCTCTTGTGTTTTGCATTGTGTGACGAAGTTATATATGAATTTTGTGCTTTGAGGGTggttgttgtttttgttggacGTTTGTGTTAATTGGGTCGTGTTGCCTCGACTGAACCTTGTGCTTTTCTGTGAAGAGAATGCAGCAATGGAAAGATTCATGTCCATGCTGTAACTTTTTTTTTAGCTTGTCCTGGATCAAGATTTGATTATCTTTTCTCAGAATTTTCTCTTTGATGGTAAAATAGTTCCATTTGTATGTTATTCCTAGAAATGGATTAGTCATGCAAGaacatattaaattttctttaattcCTTGCTTGTGAGTCATTGGCATGAAAAGAGATTAAACGGAAGAAAAATCTCAATTGCACGATCAAGAATTTCGTTCTTGATGTAGTTTATTCTTTCTTACAATACGCAAATTTATCCGGTTTTCTACAGGATAGACTATTCATGGTTATTTTGGGGTTTAGGGACGTAGCATGGTTAAAAATGTTCTTGATGGACGTATAATCTTGAGTGCAATTTTTTTGGACCTTGTCAAAGGATTTATGGGATGTTGTGTCTCAATGAAACCTGTGTGAATTTAtgtaatttcttgaaaaatttgctTCGTTTCCagttttttatccaaataaacGTGCACAtattcattcattttttttaccATGTTATTTGTATGCATGGGTATCATTTTCTTCAATCCAACTTAGTTTTGAATAGGAATAGTTAGTTGACATCTTAAAAGTGTGAGCTAGGTAGGGTTCCATGTGCAGTGTTGGCTATTTTATTCATCCTTTAGTCAAGTCTTCATTATAGTTTTGACGAGGGAGTCGTCCACATGAGCCAATTTCTTGCTTTAATATTACTATAATATCGAACGAATACCGTGAATATATGATCATATGTCGGTTCTATGAAAATCTACAGAACTTCTATAGGTGAACGATtcacataaattttatatttctcCATGCTCCATCTATGCCATCAAATGAGTACGTCAGGTTTTACTCCTTTTGTTTCACCAACTTTTGCTATCATATCAAAAGTGCTCTTGCACTGCATGATTCTTTTACTTGTATATCCTTCTCCAAATAAAAAGATAGTCACAACTTTTATGCTGTAGGTTTTACAGAATGTCCATCACCGGTTTTATTTATACATTGACTGAAGCAATGTACTTTACTTGTCCAGTTTCTTGGCTGCATAATTACAATGGATCATCTAAAGACTCCACTCAAGGGAGTCATAAATGACATTAAAGGGAGGTTGGCATGCTACAAAAAGGACTGGATTGATACATGTGGTTCGGGTGCCAGGTGAAAATCTTGATATGCATATATCGAATTTGTAGAAAGTATAATTTCTATTAATCAGCTCAGTATGTTACATGGTTATCTAATTCGTGTACACCGATCACTTAGGATTCTGGCTCCAACAGCGTATATTTTCTTCGCCTCGGCTCTCCCTGTTATTGCCTTTGGGGAGCAATTGAGTAGGGAAACAGGTCAGCCTTCATCTTCTCTAGTTCATTGAATTCAAAACTCATATAATTTGACTTATTAAACTTTTTTCGCTTGTGTAATAGAGGGAAGCTTGAGTCCTGTTGAGACTCTCACTTCTACAGCTATCTGCGGCGTCATCCATGCGATTTTTGGTGGACAGCCATTGTTGATTCTAGGAGTTGCAGAACCAACCATTATAATGTACACTTATTTGTACAATTTCGCCAAGAACAGCATTGGGAGGGAGCTGTACTTAGCCTGGGCCGGATGGTATTCTGGACGAACTTGTGTTTTCTCGGGATTAAATCTCCGCTTTGCTATAGTTTATCAAGAAAATTGATATTCTGTGTAATTTGTtcatttgattttcttttcaaaacagGGTCTGTGTCTGGACAGCTTTGATCCTCTTTCTTCTTGCTATATTCAATGCTTGCTCTATAATTACGCGATTTACGAGGGTGGCTGGTGAACTTTTTGGAATGTTGATCACTGTTTTATTCATCCAAGAGGCCATCAAGGTAACTAGCGGTCTTGGCAAGTGTGACAATGATAGGATAACTAAGAGCATAATTTATCACATTTGGTTCGCAGGGTGTGGTGAGTGAGTTTTTCATCCCAAAAGGCGAAAATTCTTCTGAAGAAAACTACCAATTTCAATGGCTTTACGCAAATGGCTTGCTAGGGATTATCTTTTCTTTTGGCCTACTTATCACTGCCCTAAATAGCAGAAAAGCTCGGTCCTGGCGTTACGGTACAGGTATGTGAATTGTGAAGAGAAATGAGTGACGGCATATTTTCCTGCTCAAAGTCTCATGTCTATTAACTTGGACAACATGGACGGACAGGCTGCTTTCGTAGTTTTATTGCAGATTACGGGGTTCCATTGATGGTCGTAGTATGGACTTTACTATCTTATAGCGTACCGGGGAAAGTTCCCTCTGGAGTTCCAAGGAGACTTTTTTGTCCTCTTCCCTGGGAGTCCGGATCATTGTATCACTGGACAGTTGCTAAGGTATTCACTGGACATTCTCGATGGCTTTACGCACAAACTATAATCTCCATATGTTCAAAATCCCATCATTTATCCAGAATAGAGTTCAAATATACCATATATCCTGCCTAGAAATATTCTAGAATCCTCAAGAATCTTTTTATGCACTATATCAGGACATGGGAAAGATTCCTGTGGGTTATATTTTAGCTGCATTCATACCAGCTGTGATGATTGCCGGTCTATACTTTTTCGATCATAGTGTAGCTTCACAGATGGCTCAACAGAAGGAATTCAACCTCAAAAACCCTTCCGCCTACCATTATGATATCTTTTTACTAGGAGTCATGGTATATAATTTAAGCCATTGATCCATAAATTGTgttgttaaaattttaaccatACTATCATTATATTACTTTCGGGCTAAAGACTCAAGCATCTTTTGTGATCTTAGACATTGATTTGCGGTTTACTTGGACTTCCTCCATCAAATGGTGTCCTTCCTCAATCACCTATGCATACTAGGAGTCTTGCTGTTCTCAAGAAACAGGTGGGAGATGTGATCTGTAAGAAAGTCAACTGTTAGTTATTTGCTTATCTAAGTACAGGGCATACGCTGTATTTTTAGAAATGATATTTTTCAGTTGATTCGGAAGAAAATGGTGAAAAGTGCGAAAGAGTGTATGAAACAGCAGGCAACCCAGTCAGAGATCTATGGCCGAATGCAGACTGTGTTTATTGAAATGGATAGTGCTCCTTGTGTAAGTTCGCATTATGCTCTCTGCCAAATTTAACCACCTGAAACTTTTACCAATGTGCACACTTCTTAGAAGTTTGTATAATGCTTCAGTTACTTTGATATTATGCCGCAGCAGCATACTGTAGACAGAGAATTGGCGAACTTGAAGAATGCTGTCATGAAACATGACGAGGAAGGATACGACAACAGTAAATTTGATCCGGAAAAGTGTATAGATCTTCATCTCCCTGTTCGAGTAAACGAGCAAAGAGTCAGCAACTTGCTGCAGTCGATGCTCGTTGGACTCGCTGTATGTATCATGCCCGTGATCAAGATGATACCTACCTCTGTTCTGTGGGGATATTTCGCCTACATGGCTATTGATAGCCTTCCTGGAAATCAGTTTTGGGAGAGAATCCAGCTTCTCTTCGTTCCGCCAGGTCGACGTTTCAAGTAAGAATTACAcagatttgtgtttgaaataaaatagatgtATACACATTTGAAATCAGATTTGACATTATTAATATGAAAGAATTCCCTTCCATATTTATATCTAGACTAGACTAGATATTTCCACTTGTGATTATATCCCAAAAACAAAAGTATCGCAGCAAGGACAAATCTTCACTAAGTTGGcatatttcttgaaaatatgGATTATATTGACATTCTTTGTTTTGTAGAATAATTGAAGGGTTCCATGCTTCATATGTGGAGGCAGTACCGTTCAAGTACATCTTCATGTTTACGCTCTTTCAGTTTGCTTATCTCTTCGTTTGCTTTGGGATAACATGGATACCGATAGCTGGAATTTTGTTTCCACTTCCGTTCTTCCTTCTGATAAGTATACGAGAACACATTCTCCCCAAGGTGTTTCCTCCTAATTATCTGCAAGAACTAGATGCAGCAGAATATGAAGAAATTATCGGTCATTCATTTAGAGCAAGGAGTCTATCTCTCAGGGTTTGTAAAATTCATTGCTTGTTTATCCAACATTTCACAGCTGGGACTTATTTCATGACTTAAAAATATGGTAAAATCTTGATTAACATACATAAATACAGGATAGAGAATCACCCGATACAGACGAAGAAGAAGATGTTTGTCCTGATGTATCTTCTGCTGAGATATTGGACGAAATGACGACGCATAGAGGTGAACTGAAGCATCGGTCTGTGAGCTTCAACGGCAGACAGTTACAGGTCAGTAACTTGCAAAAAGACCCCGTGCCACTTGACTGAAAAAACAAGCATTACATCATAGGATTCATGTCTTTTCAACGTGGTATTCCAGGTTTTTCCAGAAGAAAATTCTCCAGAGATGTTATAACAACACTTGCTCGTGTAAACTACATGATAAACATTTAAAGTTTTCTCAAGAATATCGATTACTTCACGCGAATTGTCTGCTGTATATAATAGGAAGTGCATAATAAAGACATGGAAAAGAGGGGGAAATGGAAGGTTTGGTGAAAAAGGGAGCTAGGAAAACTGGATTGAGTGTTGTATTGTCTCTTGGGAAGGCAGGTTGTAGTTTGCAAGAATGTGATCTTTGTGGATTTGAGTAGAAAGGAGGAATGTGA comes from the Primulina huaijiensis isolate GDHJ02 chromosome 8, ASM1229523v2, whole genome shotgun sequence genome and includes:
- the LOC140982517 gene encoding boron transporter 4 isoform X2: MDHLKTPLKGVINDIKGRLACYKKDWIDTCGSGARILAPTAYIFFASALPVIAFGEQLSRETEGSLSPVETLTSTAICGVIHAIFGGQPLLILGVAEPTIIMYTYLYNFAKNSIGRELYLAWAGWVCVWTALILFLLAIFNACSIITRFTRVAGELFGMLITVLFIQEAIKGVVSEFFIPKGENSSEENYQFQWLYANGLLGIIFSFGLLITALNSRKARSWRYGTGCFRSFIADYGVPLMVVVWTLLSYSVPGKVPSGVPRRLFCPLPWESGSLYHWTVAKDMGKIPVGYILAAFIPAVMIAGLYFFDHSVASQMAQQKEFNLKNPSAYHYDIFLLGVMTLICGLLGLPPSNGVLPQSPMHTRSLAVLKKQLIRKKMVKSAKECMKQQATQSEIYGRMQTVFIEMDSAPCHTVDRELANLKNAVMKHDEEGYDNSKFDPEKCIDLHLPVRVNEQRVSNLLQSMLVGLAVCIMPVIKMIPTSVLWGYFAYMAIDSLPGNQFWERIQLLFVPPGRRFKIIEGFHASYVEAVPFKYIFMFTLFQFAYLFVCFGITWIPIAGILFPLPFFLLISIREHILPKVFPPNYLQELDAAEYEEIIGHSFRARSLSLRDRESPDTDEEEDVCPDVSSAEILDEMTTHRGELKHRSVSFNGRQLQVFPEENSPEML
- the LOC140982517 gene encoding boron transporter 4 isoform X1; translation: MDHLKTPLKGVINDIKGRLACYKKDWIDTCGSGARILAPTAYIFFASALPVIAFGEQLSRETEGSLSPVETLTSTAICGVIHAIFGGQPLLILGVAEPTIIMYTYLYNFAKNSIGRELYLAWAGWVCVWTALILFLLAIFNACSIITRFTRVAGELFGMLITVLFIQEAIKGVVSEFFIPKGENSSEENYQFQWLYANGLLGIIFSFGLLITALNSRKARSWRYGTGCFRSFIADYGVPLMVVVWTLLSYSVPGKVPSGVPRRLFCPLPWESGSLYHWTVAKDMGKIPVGYILAAFIPAVMIAGLYFFDHSVASQMAQQKEFNLKNPSAYHYDIFLLGVMTLICGLLGLPPSNGVLPQSPMHTRSLAVLKKQLIRKKMVKSAKECMKQQATQSEIYGRMQTVFIEMDSAPCQHTVDRELANLKNAVMKHDEEGYDNSKFDPEKCIDLHLPVRVNEQRVSNLLQSMLVGLAVCIMPVIKMIPTSVLWGYFAYMAIDSLPGNQFWERIQLLFVPPGRRFKIIEGFHASYVEAVPFKYIFMFTLFQFAYLFVCFGITWIPIAGILFPLPFFLLISIREHILPKVFPPNYLQELDAAEYEEIIGHSFRARSLSLRDRESPDTDEEEDVCPDVSSAEILDEMTTHRGELKHRSVSFNGRQLQVFPEENSPEML